Proteins encoded together in one Microcaecilia unicolor chromosome 3, aMicUni1.1, whole genome shotgun sequence window:
- the LOC115464937 gene encoding proteasome subunit beta type-7-like, protein MLPSKVLTLPNPGGFNFENCQRNEFLEKETSQQGLKVPKARKTGTTIAAVVYKDGVILGADTRATDDMVVADKNCLKIHFITSRIYCCGAGVAADAEMTTQLLSSNLQLHALSTGREPRVVTACRMLKQQLFRYKGHVGASLIVGGVDCRGPHLYTVHPHGSTDKLPFVSMGSGAGAAMAILEDRFKPDMELKPAMDLLRDAITAGIMCDLGSGSNVDLCVITREKVEMMRGFEQPGKRGERYGSYRYQKGTTAVLTQSIKPLEVELVEEHIQTIDME, encoded by the exons ATGCTGCCGTCCAAGGTACTGACCCTTCCAAACCCAGGGGGCTTCAACTTTGAGAACTGCCAGAG aAATGAATTTTTGGAGAAAGAGACATCCCAGCAAGGGCTCAAAGTCCCTAAAGCGAGGAAAACCGGGACCACGATCGCTGCAGTAGTGTACAAg GACGGTGTCATCCTGGGGGCTGATACCCGGGCCACAGATGACATGGTGGTGGCCGATAAGAACTGCTTGAAAATTCACTTCATTACCTCCAGGATCTA CTGCTGTGGTGCAGGTGTGGCCGCTGATGCAGAGATGACCACCCAGCTTCTCTCGTCCAACCTCCAGTTGCATGCCCTCTCCACAGGGCGTGAGCCACGTGTGGTCACTGCCTGCAGGATGCTGAAGCAGCAGCTGTTCAG GTACAAAGGACATGTTGGGGCCTCCCTCATTGTGGGTGGAGTGGACTGTCGTGGCCCCCACCTCTACACTGTGCACCCTCATGGTTCCACTGACAAGCTGCCTTTTGTTTCTATGG GGTCCGGAGCAGGGGCAGCGATGGCGATACTAGAGGATCGATTCAAGCCCGATATGGAG CTGAAGCCCGCGATGGATCTGCTCCGAGATGCCATCACGGCTGGAATCATGTGTGACCTGGGCTCAGGCAGTAATGTGGATTTGTGCGTCATCACCAGGGAGAAAGTGGAGATGATGCGTGGCTTTGAGCAGCCTGGAAAGCGTGGCGAGAG GTATGGCTCATACCGGTACCAGAAGGGCACGACTGCTGTCCTGACACAGTCCATCAAGCCACTGGAGGTGGAATTGGTAGAGGAGCATATACAGACCATAGACATGGAATAA
- the LOC115464336 gene encoding histone H3-like centromeric protein A: MRRESVPSADRRKSRTPRKVTTPSSRRPPPRPRPSPQRPRAQRRRRYRPGTRALMEIRQYQKSTELLVRKLPFSRLVREICFSFSRGYDYRWQSMAILALQEAAEAFLVRLFEDSYLCTIHAKRVTLFVQDIQLARRIRGINDGLG; the protein is encoded by the exons ATGAGACGGGAGTCGGTTCCCAGCGCTGACCGGAGGAAGAGCCGCACCCCCCGGAAAGTGACCACGCCATCCTCGCGAAGACCACCGCCTCGGCCCCGCCCCa GTCCCCAGAGGCCTAGAGCACAGAGGAGGCGGAGATATCGTCCTGGTACTCGAGCACTGATGGAAATCCGGCAGTATCAGAAATCCACTGAGCTTCTTGTGCGGAAATTGCCTTTCTCCAGGCTG gtgcGGGAAATTTGCTTCTCTTTTTCCCGGGGCTATGATTATCGTTGGCAATCGATGGCCATTTTGGCCCTGCAGGAG GCCGCGGAAGCCTTCCTGGTCCGTCTCTTCGAAGACTCCTATCTGTGTACCATCCACGCCAAGCGAGTCACGTTGTTCGTGCAGGACATTCAGCTGGCCCGACGCATTCGTGGCATCAATGATGGCCTTGGCTGA